A stretch of the uncultured Cohaesibacter sp. genome encodes the following:
- a CDS encoding DUF3126 family protein, whose amino-acid sequence MDKTELAKVQNFMRKTLQSPKLEVRVRPRKEDSAEVYVEDEFVGVLFRDEEDGDLSYNFSMAILEFDLEEN is encoded by the coding sequence TTGGATAAGACCGAATTGGCAAAAGTTCAGAACTTCATGCGTAAGACCTTGCAGTCTCCCAAACTCGAGGTTCGGGTGCGACCGCGCAAAGAAGATTCTGCTGAAGTTTATGTAGAAGACGAGTTTGTCGGTGTCCTCTTCCGCGATGAAGAAGATGGCGATTTGTCCTACAATTTCTCGATGGCTATTTTGGAATTTGATCTCGAAGAAAACTAA
- a CDS encoding BA14K family protein has translation MIRRKFSIYLLVAAILPALMVTIPASDAQARSRTGAFVTGLVIGAAGAAALYHHSNKRWKRVPNHYHRNFRRGCHTHNGVRHCHGARKYRPSRTYSGRPKPWTRSWYRYCSNKYRSFNSRTGYYTTYSGRKRFCR, from the coding sequence ATGATCAGAAGAAAATTCTCCATTTATCTGTTAGTTGCAGCGATTCTCCCAGCGCTGATGGTTACCATTCCAGCCTCGGATGCGCAGGCCAGAAGCCGCACCGGCGCCTTTGTTACCGGGCTTGTAATCGGCGCAGCTGGCGCTGCCGCTCTGTATCACCACAGCAACAAGCGTTGGAAGCGTGTCCCCAACCACTATCATCGCAACTTCCGAAGGGGATGCCACACACATAACGGCGTGCGCCATTGCCACGGTGCCCGCAAATATCGTCCATCGCGGACCTATTCCGGGCGCCCGAAACCCTGGACGCGGTCATGGTATCGCTATTGTTCGAACAAGTATCGGTCGTTCAATTCACGCACTGGCTATTACACCACTTACAGTGGTCGCAAGCGGTTCTGCCGTTAA
- a CDS encoding YafY family protein has translation MRRADRLFEIVQALRGGRLLTAQAIAEQLEVSKRTIYRDLAHLQACGVPIEGEAGVGYLLSSDYHMPPLTFTADEITALVLGARMVQTWASEDLAKGAAEALVKIDAVIPAGMRSLINETQLYALSFRTGERERALLDELRLASRDRHYLDLDYLSLEGKSSTRRVRPLGLYFWGQVWTLLAWCELREGFRSFRVDHIEALRMSEAHFPHEAGKELKDFIALRKQQPEADANLRGGH, from the coding sequence ATGCGTCGGGCGGATCGTTTGTTTGAAATTGTGCAAGCTTTGCGCGGGGGGCGATTGCTCACCGCGCAGGCCATTGCCGAGCAGCTGGAAGTCTCCAAGCGGACGATTTATCGCGACCTTGCGCATTTGCAGGCTTGCGGTGTGCCAATCGAGGGGGAGGCCGGGGTCGGCTATCTGCTTTCAAGCGACTATCACATGCCGCCGCTGACCTTCACGGCGGATGAAATCACCGCTCTGGTGTTGGGGGCGCGGATGGTCCAGACCTGGGCCAGCGAGGATCTGGCCAAGGGGGCAGCGGAAGCTCTGGTCAAGATTGACGCGGTCATTCCCGCAGGTATGCGCAGCCTGATCAATGAAACCCAGCTCTATGCCCTGTCGTTTCGAACGGGTGAACGGGAGCGCGCCTTGCTTGACGAGTTGCGACTGGCAAGCCGGGACCGTCACTATCTCGATCTGGATTATCTCAGCCTTGAGGGCAAAAGCTCAACTCGCCGGGTGCGGCCATTGGGGCTTTATTTCTGGGGGCAGGTCTGGACCTTGCTGGCCTGGTGTGAACTGCGCGAGGGCTTCCGGTCTTTCAGGGTCGATCATATCGAAGCCTTGCGCATGAGCGAAGCACATTTTCCCCATGAAGCTGGCAAGGAATTGAAGGACTTTATCGCTCTGCGCAAGCAGCAGCCGGAGGCGGATGCAAATTTGCGCGGAGGCCATTGA
- a CDS encoding VOC family protein, whose translation MSKLPKNAATWFFIPATDFAKSVKFFEDLLEISLIEETEGEGEQALTYAMFPKQGKDGMTGAVAPAVITQPANGGVFLYLHCADIDGALSRVDRLGGSILSPKRPLPGEMGLVATVADLDGTPIGLHQP comes from the coding sequence ATGTCCAAATTGCCTAAAAATGCTGCCACGTGGTTTTTTATTCCGGCCACCGACTTTGCCAAATCCGTCAAGTTTTTCGAGGACTTGCTAGAGATTTCGCTGATCGAAGAGACGGAAGGCGAAGGTGAACAGGCACTGACCTATGCGATGTTTCCCAAACAGGGGAAGGATGGCATGACAGGGGCTGTCGCTCCTGCTGTCATTACACAACCAGCCAATGGTGGTGTTTTTCTCTATTTGCATTGTGCCGACATTGATGGCGCCCTGTCACGGGTAGACCGGCTTGGAGGATCAATCCTTTCACCAAAGCGGCCTTTGCCGGGGGAAATGGGGTTGGTTGCAACCGTTGCTGACCTTGATGGCACACCGATTGGCCTGCATCAGCCATGA
- the cysE gene encoding serine O-acetyltransferase — translation MAEATLKRSEDRLEVVDPVWHRVRAEAEDLVRAEPVLSSFIYSTILSHRKLENAVIHRLVDRLHSPAMDSEVIRQAYREAYASDPSISEAMRADIVAVADRDPACDRFIDPLLYFKGFQAIQTHRLAHWLWSSGREDFALYLQSVASAMFQVDIHPRVRFGKGIFFDHASGVVVGGTAVIEDDVSILQGVTLGGTGKEDGDRHPKIRHGVLIGAGAKVLGNIEVGHCSRIAAGSVVLKDVPANTTVAGVPARVVGQAGCAEPSRSMNQLLKDAP, via the coding sequence ATGGCTGAAGCAACGTTGAAGCGAAGTGAAGACCGCCTGGAAGTGGTCGATCCTGTCTGGCACCGTGTGAGAGCCGAGGCTGAAGACCTGGTGCGGGCCGAGCCTGTGCTGAGTAGTTTCATTTATTCGACCATTCTCAGCCATCGAAAACTGGAAAATGCGGTCATTCACCGGCTGGTGGATCGCCTGCATAGTCCGGCCATGGATTCGGAAGTGATCCGACAGGCCTATCGCGAGGCCTATGCCTCTGATCCGTCGATCAGCGAAGCGATGCGAGCCGACATCGTGGCGGTGGCGGATCGCGATCCTGCATGCGACCGGTTCATCGATCCTCTGCTCTATTTCAAGGGCTTTCAGGCCATTCAGACCCACCGTCTCGCTCATTGGCTCTGGTCCAGTGGACGTGAGGACTTTGCCCTCTATCTGCAGAGTGTTGCCTCTGCAATGTTTCAGGTGGATATTCACCCGCGGGTCCGCTTCGGCAAGGGGATCTTTTTCGATCATGCCTCCGGGGTTGTGGTTGGCGGCACTGCTGTCATTGAGGACGATGTGTCCATATTGCAGGGCGTTACCCTTGGGGGGACTGGCAAGGAAGATGGTGATCGTCACCCGAAAATCCGTCATGGCGTGCTGATCGGGGCAGGGGCCAAGGTGCTCGGCAACATCGAAGTTGGCCATTGTTCACGGATTGCAGCCGGTTCGGTGGTGCTCAAGGATGTGCCAGCCAATACCACCGTTGCCGGTGTTCCTGCTCGTGTGGTTGGTCAGGCCGGATGCGCAGAGCCATCGCGCAGCATGAACCAGTTGCTCAAAGATGCCCCATAA
- a CDS encoding FAD-dependent monooxygenase: MSERLPVIVVGAGPGGLATAIALAHKNIPTLLLERSTLPNEVGAGLQMSPNASGLLESWGVWPMLAEQAVTPDLIRIQSGTSGNQLTEISTREISNRYGAPYMVVHRADLQTTLYHRASQMDLIEILDGCEMREVSETEDYVELRCKLANGEQRFFRGSALIGADGVWSRIRSDYVGSGTASYSGKTAWRTTLPIQMAPPNIDCSNVGLWLAPNAHLVHYPIVGGHMMNIVAIVKDDWKEEGWNVPGDSRWLNQRFARWPREIRDLLAEREDWLKWALCGQNPDQSWTKGKVALIGDAAHAMLPFMAQGAAMALEDAAILARAIDELDGPMDVRLKAYEKARKARVCKVVAKARRNGDIYHLDGLMATARNMTMRMMPKQRLLSQFDWIYRWTPESVKLDT, translated from the coding sequence ATGAGCGAGCGCTTGCCAGTCATCGTTGTAGGAGCCGGCCCGGGTGGTCTTGCCACAGCCATTGCCCTGGCCCACAAAAACATCCCGACCTTGTTGCTGGAGCGCAGCACCCTTCCCAATGAAGTTGGCGCAGGCCTGCAAATGTCTCCCAACGCCTCAGGCTTGCTTGAAAGCTGGGGTGTCTGGCCGATGCTTGCCGAGCAGGCTGTTACCCCGGACCTTATCCGCATCCAGTCAGGCACTTCGGGCAATCAACTGACCGAGATCTCGACCCGCGAGATTTCCAATCGCTATGGCGCCCCTTACATGGTTGTGCACCGGGCCGATCTTCAAACAACGCTCTATCATCGCGCCAGCCAGATGGACCTGATCGAAATCCTCGATGGCTGCGAAATGCGCGAAGTCAGCGAAACCGAAGACTATGTCGAGCTGCGCTGCAAACTTGCCAATGGCGAACAGCGCTTCTTTCGTGGATCTGCCCTGATTGGCGCAGATGGCGTCTGGTCACGCATCCGCAGTGATTATGTCGGTTCTGGCACGGCGTCCTATAGCGGCAAGACCGCATGGCGCACCACCCTGCCCATCCAGATGGCTCCGCCCAACATCGATTGTTCCAATGTTGGTCTCTGGCTCGCGCCCAATGCCCATCTGGTCCATTATCCGATTGTTGGCGGCCACATGATGAATATCGTCGCCATCGTCAAGGATGACTGGAAGGAAGAGGGCTGGAATGTGCCCGGCGATTCCCGCTGGCTCAATCAGCGCTTTGCCCGCTGGCCACGGGAAATCCGCGATCTTTTGGCCGAGCGTGAAGACTGGCTCAAATGGGCGCTTTGCGGCCAAAATCCTGATCAATCATGGACCAAGGGCAAGGTGGCCCTGATCGGCGACGCCGCCCATGCTATGTTGCCCTTCATGGCACAGGGTGCCGCCATGGCCCTTGAAGATGCGGCCATCCTGGCGCGCGCCATCGACGAGCTAGACGGTCCCATGGATGTCCGCCTCAAAGCCTATGAAAAGGCGCGCAAGGCACGCGTTTGCAAGGTTGTGGCCAAGGCCCGCCGCAACGGTGACATCTATCATCTCGATGGCCTGATGGCGACAGCGCGCAACATGACCATGCGCATGATGCCAAAGCAGCGCTTGCTCAGCCAGTTTGACTGGATCTATCGCTGGACGCCGGAAAGCGTCAAACTCGACACCTGA
- a CDS encoding transglutaminase-like cysteine peptidase, producing the protein MKKSIWGFAFLSVAIISLTLPVQAARYSPFMSIKGKTSAPIGHVNFCRSNPSECNKKFRVDRAVKLTQSNWAQLININGHVNQTVRPITDSEQYREEELWTYPAGAGDCEDYALLKRRMLINAGWPETALLITVVKQINGDGHAVLTVRTDRGDLILDNQDPRILPWDKTPYHYIKRQAALQPSAWIAIDDPR; encoded by the coding sequence ATGAAGAAAAGCATCTGGGGATTTGCATTTCTGAGCGTAGCAATCATCAGCCTCACCCTGCCAGTACAGGCGGCACGCTACTCACCATTCATGTCCATCAAGGGCAAAACCTCTGCACCAATTGGCCACGTCAATTTCTGCCGCTCCAACCCGAGCGAATGTAACAAGAAATTTCGGGTTGATCGTGCGGTGAAACTGACTCAGTCCAACTGGGCACAACTCATCAATATCAATGGGCACGTCAACCAGACTGTCCGCCCGATAACCGATAGCGAACAATATCGAGAAGAAGAATTGTGGACCTATCCGGCGGGTGCCGGAGACTGCGAAGATTATGCGCTGCTCAAACGCCGCATGCTGATCAATGCAGGATGGCCGGAAACCGCTCTTCTCATCACAGTGGTAAAGCAAATCAATGGCGATGGTCATGCAGTTCTGACTGTGCGCACCGATCGCGGTGATCTCATTCTGGACAATCAGGACCCACGCATCCTGCCCTGGGACAAGACCCCATACCACTATATCAAACGTCAGGCAGCTCTTCAGCCTTCAGCGTGGATCGCGATTGACGATCCTAGATAA
- a CDS encoding S8 family serine peptidase: protein MKRTAFQTLSCLGLGCLLLLSPDFVAPSQANDYYSDTAPKPRYPERDRGRDRGGSNLIGPAIGLGLAIIHGVRERERQRQRQAPVYDAPPRQANPPVRTQRPRATQKPAWKKRPVRQARKPKPPRYNPRIVLPEVLRVARAKPRIYSIGDKPWASNKDFIVTLRPGLTQAEVEAFLEQYGLTSLEQTKIDLLDQVVLKVSYPDTMSPQQTLRMATDERVIRAQPNYYYYPTAENQAESVEPFAELQYAFAKMGLSRLTNESNGVGVRLAVIDSGVRADHPAISGHVTATFSAFPDVDSAALNTEHGTAVASIIAAQSGMKGVARDVALMSAQVFRVNEAGHLVGDSFDIVRGMDWAVDNGAKILNLSFAGRHDAMLQATVEAADAKGVIMVAATGNEGAEAPVAYPAAYDNVIAVTATDEDDALYGFANRGPHVELAAPGVDVLVAAGPDGFGLQTGTSMATAYISGSIALMLGREPDLAVRTIKERLARSAFDLGETGRDREFGFGRLDAFKAVTNVTQSAQAN from the coding sequence ATGAAACGAACGGCTTTTCAAACACTGAGCTGTCTGGGTCTTGGATGTCTGTTGCTGCTCAGCCCGGACTTCGTCGCGCCCTCTCAGGCCAATGATTATTACAGTGACACCGCACCCAAGCCACGGTATCCGGAGCGAGACCGGGGCAGGGACCGTGGTGGCAGCAATCTTATTGGCCCGGCCATCGGGCTTGGTCTTGCGATTATCCATGGGGTGCGCGAACGCGAACGCCAAAGACAGCGTCAGGCACCGGTTTATGATGCGCCTCCACGACAGGCCAATCCGCCCGTGCGCACCCAGCGCCCGAGAGCGACACAAAAGCCCGCTTGGAAAAAACGCCCCGTACGGCAGGCGCGCAAACCAAAGCCGCCGCGTTACAATCCGCGTATTGTGTTGCCGGAGGTGTTGCGTGTGGCACGGGCCAAACCGCGCATCTATTCCATTGGCGACAAACCTTGGGCAAGCAACAAGGATTTCATTGTCACTCTGCGCCCCGGTTTGACACAGGCCGAAGTGGAGGCCTTTCTGGAGCAATATGGTTTGACGTCGCTTGAGCAGACAAAGATCGATCTGCTGGATCAAGTGGTTTTGAAGGTTTCCTATCCTGACACGATGTCACCGCAGCAAACCTTGCGGATGGCGACGGATGAGCGGGTTATTCGTGCCCAGCCCAATTACTATTATTATCCAACTGCCGAAAATCAGGCTGAAAGTGTCGAGCCGTTTGCCGAACTGCAATATGCCTTTGCGAAAATGGGACTGAGCCGCCTGACGAACGAGTCTAATGGTGTGGGCGTCCGGCTGGCGGTGATCGATAGCGGAGTTCGTGCTGACCATCCAGCGATTAGCGGCCATGTGACCGCAACCTTTTCCGCCTTTCCTGACGTGGATAGTGCAGCATTGAACACGGAGCACGGCACGGCGGTGGCGTCAATCATTGCTGCGCAGTCGGGCATGAAAGGGGTTGCGCGCGATGTCGCACTGATGTCTGCGCAAGTGTTCCGCGTCAATGAGGCGGGGCATTTGGTGGGCGACAGCTTTGACATTGTGCGCGGCATGGATTGGGCGGTGGACAATGGCGCCAAGATCCTCAATCTCAGTTTTGCCGGGCGTCATGACGCCATGCTGCAGGCGACAGTGGAGGCCGCAGATGCCAAAGGGGTCATCATGGTGGCTGCGACGGGCAATGAAGGGGCAGAGGCGCCGGTTGCCTATCCGGCGGCCTATGACAATGTGATTGCCGTGACGGCCACCGACGAGGATGATGCGCTATATGGTTTTGCAAATCGCGGACCGCATGTAGAGCTGGCCGCTCCCGGTGTCGATGTGCTGGTGGCCGCTGGTCCCGATGGCTTTGGTCTGCAAACCGGCACTTCGATGGCAACAGCTTATATTTCCGGCTCGATTGCCTTGATGCTGGGGCGCGAGCCTGATCTGGCGGTGCGCACCATCAAGGAACGGTTGGCGCGCTCGGCGTTCGATCTGGGCGAAACCGGCCGCGACCGGGAGTTCGGCTTTGGTCGTCTTGATGCCTTCAAGGCGGTGACCAATGTCACTCAATCGGCGCAGGCGAACTGA
- a CDS encoding zinc-finger domain-containing protein: MAGHTIPHFKNDEGVSSIEIGVREFQCMGATPPQDHPHVYLDMGEADEIVCPYCSTLYKYNAKLAPEKTVPDGCLHK; this comes from the coding sequence ATGGCCGGTCATACTATTCCCCATTTCAAGAATGACGAAGGCGTATCCAGCATCGAAATCGGTGTACGCGAATTCCAGTGTATGGGCGCGACCCCGCCACAAGATCACCCCCATGTCTATCTCGATATGGGCGAAGCGGATGAAATTGTCTGCCCTTATTGCTCGACCCTATACAAATACAACGCCAAACTGGCACCGGAAAAGACCGTGCCGGATGGCTGCTTGCACAAATAG
- a CDS encoding BA14K family protein: MFKKTILTIATIATVTAGATFAMPTTEAEAAGGRRTAAFAIGAIAGLTVGAIAANRHSHRHHHYVPGPTRVYYGRPAPWSAAWYDNCSARYRSFNPHTGYYIGYDGRRHFCR; the protein is encoded by the coding sequence ATGTTCAAGAAAACCATCCTCACCATCGCCACCATCGCAACCGTAACCGCAGGCGCTACTTTTGCAATGCCGACCACAGAAGCCGAAGCCGCTGGCGGTCGCCGCACCGCAGCCTTTGCCATCGGCGCCATTGCCGGCCTGACAGTGGGAGCCATTGCCGCCAATCGCCACAGCCACCGTCATCATCACTATGTGCCAGGACCGACCCGAGTTTATTATGGTCGCCCGGCTCCCTGGAGTGCAGCTTGGTATGATAACTGCTCCGCACGTTACCGCTCCTTCAACCCGCACACCGGCTACTATATCGGCTATGATGGCCGCCGTCATTTCTGCCGCTGA
- a CDS encoding gamma carbonic anhydrase family protein: MALYQLGEFQPELPEEGAYWVAPSADLIGKVIMKRDASVWFGAMLRGDNEPLIIGERSNVQENCTLHTDPGCPVEIGADCTIGHNVILHGCTIGDNSLIGMGSTILNRVKIGKNCLIGANCLITEDKVIPDNSLVMGAPGKVVRVLDEEAVASLTASAARYVANWKAFAKTLKPL, encoded by the coding sequence GTGGCACTGTATCAATTGGGAGAATTTCAGCCGGAGCTGCCCGAAGAGGGCGCTTATTGGGTGGCACCGTCGGCCGATTTGATCGGCAAGGTCATCATGAAGCGCGATGCGAGCGTCTGGTTCGGGGCGATGTTGCGCGGCGACAACGAACCCCTGATCATCGGCGAGCGCAGCAATGTTCAGGAAAATTGCACTTTGCACACAGATCCCGGATGTCCGGTCGAGATCGGCGCTGACTGCACGATTGGCCACAATGTGATTCTGCATGGCTGCACAATTGGCGACAACAGTCTGATCGGCATGGGGTCAACCATCCTCAATCGCGTCAAGATCGGCAAAAATTGTCTGATCGGGGCCAATTGCCTGATCACCGAAGACAAGGTGATCCCGGACAATTCCCTTGTCATGGGGGCGCCGGGCAAGGTGGTGCGGGTGCTGGATGAAGAAGCTGTCGCCTCGCTGACAGCGTCGGCCGCCCGCTATGTGGCGAACTGGAAGGCTTTCGCGAAGACCTTGAAACCGCTTTGA
- a CDS encoding sigma-70 family RNA polymerase sigma factor → MSGSENARDLELLAGVARNDRKAITLLYQRHHLRLYRYLLRFVKSDAVAEELVNETFIDVWRSAGKFEGRSQVSSWIISIGRNKAISLLRKRSDAELDDDYASGLEDDSDTPEVTTLKQDKAAALRVCINKLSNEHREVIDLVYYQEKAIKEIAVILEVPENTVKTRVFHARKKLSELMSKAGLDRGWP, encoded by the coding sequence ATGTCTGGATCGGAAAATGCCCGCGACTTGGAGCTTCTTGCCGGGGTCGCGCGCAATGATCGCAAAGCCATAACGCTCTTGTATCAGAGGCATCATCTTCGGCTTTATCGTTATTTGCTGCGGTTCGTGAAAAGCGATGCGGTGGCAGAGGAACTTGTGAACGAGACCTTCATCGATGTCTGGCGCTCTGCTGGCAAGTTTGAAGGACGCAGTCAGGTTTCGTCCTGGATCATTTCCATCGGGCGCAACAAGGCCATCTCGCTCCTGCGCAAGCGTTCGGATGCCGAGCTGGATGATGATTATGCATCAGGCTTGGAAGATGACAGCGACACGCCGGAGGTCACGACCCTGAAGCAGGACAAAGCCGCAGCGTTGCGGGTCTGCATCAACAAGCTCAGCAATGAGCATCGGGAAGTGATTGATCTCGTTTATTATCAGGAAAAGGCGATCAAGGAGATTGCCGTGATCCTGGAGGTTCCGGAAAATACGGTAAAGACACGGGTGTTCCACGCTCGAAAGAAACTGTCCGAACTTATGAGCAAAGCCGGTCTCGACCGGGGCTGGCCATGA
- a CDS encoding enoyl-CoA hydratase → MSDITIHDKILLERSGPVGRIVINNEAKRNAMSLDMWQAIPDAVKALDDDAEIHVIVIIGAGDVAFISGADVTEFDVVRKDTASATRYDDITADCYGSVRNAKKPTIALIKGFCMGAGLGLAAACDLRLSNESGKFGIPAGRLGVGYPAKAIADIVNIVGPAKAKELYLTAKVLDAAQADAMGLLNEIYSDEEFAEKSEKYCINIARLAPLSAQYHKAAINAAFGQLDHLSMEALRAMATACLDSEDYAEGLRAFAEKRKPVFVGK, encoded by the coding sequence ATGAGCGACATCACAATTCACGACAAGATCCTACTTGAGCGCTCCGGCCCCGTCGGACGTATCGTCATCAACAACGAGGCCAAACGCAACGCCATGTCGCTGGACATGTGGCAGGCCATTCCCGATGCGGTCAAGGCGTTGGACGACGATGCCGAGATACATGTGATTGTGATCATCGGGGCTGGGGATGTGGCCTTCATTTCCGGTGCTGACGTCACCGAATTCGACGTGGTGCGCAAGGATACAGCTTCCGCCACCCGCTATGACGACATCACCGCCGACTGTTACGGTTCTGTGCGCAATGCCAAAAAGCCGACCATCGCGCTGATCAAGGGTTTTTGCATGGGTGCAGGCCTTGGGCTTGCAGCGGCCTGTGATTTACGCCTGTCCAACGAAAGCGGCAAATTCGGCATTCCCGCGGGCCGTCTTGGCGTTGGCTATCCCGCCAAGGCAATTGCGGACATCGTCAACATTGTCGGCCCAGCCAAAGCCAAGGAGCTTTATCTCACCGCCAAGGTGCTCGACGCTGCTCAAGCCGATGCCATGGGATTGCTCAATGAAATCTATTCGGATGAGGAATTTGCAGAAAAAAGCGAGAAATATTGCATCAATATCGCCCGCCTCGCCCCTTTGAGCGCCCAGTATCACAAGGCCGCCATCAATGCAGCCTTTGGTCAGCTCGACCATCTCTCGATGGAAGCCTTGCGTGCCATGGCAACCGCCTGCCTTGACAGCGAGGATTATGCTGAAGGCTTGCGGGCCTTTGCTGAAAAGCGCAAACCCGTCTTTGTCGGCAAGTAA
- a CDS encoding PilZ domain-containing protein, whose protein sequence is MSAILQKSALPRVIERRRHQRVKVNLLGRFMLENKTEYPCQVINMSPGGVALITPIRGEIGERVIAYIDHIGRIEGKIVRKIEGGFAITVEATSRKRDKLASQLTWLANRHMLDLPEDRRHERRTPKTPITKLTTEDGEEHICRVLDLSLSGAALKTKVRPAVGKSVNIGKIRARVVRHLEDGLAVEFAAVQDSKKIDDNLR, encoded by the coding sequence ATGTCGGCCATTCTCCAAAAATCCGCATTGCCTCGAGTGATCGAGCGCCGCCGTCATCAGCGTGTTAAGGTGAACCTGCTTGGTCGCTTCATGCTGGAGAATAAGACGGAATATCCCTGTCAGGTGATCAATATGTCACCCGGTGGCGTGGCTCTGATTACCCCTATTCGTGGAGAGATCGGGGAAAGAGTGATTGCCTATATCGATCACATTGGTCGGATTGAAGGGAAAATTGTTCGCAAGATCGAAGGTGGTTTTGCGATCACCGTCGAAGCCACCTCGCGCAAGCGCGACAAACTGGCGTCCCAATTGACCTGGCTTGCCAACCGGCACATGCTGGATCTGCCAGAAGATCGCCGCCATGAGCGCCGCACACCAAAAACGCCGATCACCAAATTGACAACCGAGGATGGCGAAGAACATATTTGCCGTGTGCTTGATCTGTCCCTGTCCGGGGCTGCCCTCAAGACCAAGGTCCGTCCAGCCGTCGGTAAAAGTGTGAATATCGGCAAGATCCGCGCCCGCGTCGTTCGTCATCTCGAAGATGGTCTTGCTGTCGAATTCGCCGCTGTTCAGGACAGCAAAAAAATCGACGACAATCTGCGCTAA
- a CDS encoding BA14K family protein: MFKKAITTFALVATLATAATFGAPTSQAQAGSRAGVFVAGAITGLAVGAVAYHGHRHYKPRRYGHRYYGPRHARPHYRPYRARHYGRPAPWTRAWYRYCSNKYRSFNPRTGYFTTYGGHKRFCR; the protein is encoded by the coding sequence ATGTTTAAGAAAGCCATCACCACCTTCGCCCTTGTCGCAACGCTCGCAACCGCCGCCACCTTTGGCGCCCCAACCTCGCAAGCCCAGGCAGGATCGCGTGCCGGAGTGTTTGTAGCAGGAGCCATCACCGGCCTTGCAGTTGGAGCCGTCGCCTATCATGGCCACCGTCATTACAAACCCCGTCGTTATGGCCACCGTTACTATGGTCCTCGTCATGCTCGCCCGCACTACCGTCCATATCGCGCCCGCCATTATGGCCGCCCGGCCCCTTGGACTCGCGCTTGGTACCGTTATTGCTCGAACAAATACCGGTCATTCAACCCGCGCACCGGTTACTTCACCACCTATGGCGGCCACAAACGTTTCTGCCGTTAA
- a CDS encoding alpha/beta hydrolase, which produces MPEFKSDGYTLSYLDEGAGEPVLLIHGFGSNKMVNWVNPGWVKALTEAGYRVIAIDNRGHGESEKLYDPELYTSPIMAEDAKALLDHLELESAYVIGYSMGARISAFLSLKYPERVRKVVFGGLGGAMIHGTGDPAPIIKALREEPGVPIKHVVGKAFRDFAEQTGSDRLALAACMASARQKIAVEELSGLSVPALVAVGTRDVIAGSAQELADILPDARAVDIPGRDHMVAVGDKVFKQAALSFFAED; this is translated from the coding sequence ATGCCAGAGTTCAAGTCAGACGGATATACACTTTCCTATCTTGATGAAGGGGCCGGAGAACCGGTTCTGCTCATCCACGGCTTCGGGTCGAACAAGATGGTCAACTGGGTCAATCCCGGTTGGGTCAAGGCCCTGACAGAGGCCGGATATCGCGTCATCGCGATTGACAATCGCGGCCATGGAGAGAGCGAAAAGCTCTATGATCCAGAGCTTTATACCTCGCCGATCATGGCAGAGGATGCAAAAGCTTTGCTGGATCATCTCGAACTGGAAAGCGCCTATGTCATTGGCTATTCGATGGGCGCGCGGATTTCGGCCTTTTTGAGCCTTAAATATCCCGAGCGGGTGCGCAAGGTGGTGTTTGGTGGTCTTGGTGGTGCCATGATTCATGGCACTGGCGATCCCGCTCCGATCATCAAGGCCTTGCGCGAGGAACCCGGCGTGCCGATCAAGCATGTGGTTGGCAAGGCGTTTCGCGATTTTGCCGAACAAACCGGTAGCGACCGGTTGGCGCTGGCGGCCTGCATGGCCTCGGCTCGGCAGAAAATCGCGGTTGAGGAGCTGTCTGGCTTGTCTGTGCCAGCGCTGGTTGCGGTCGGTACAAGAGACGTGATTGCTGGTTCGGCGCAGGAGCTTGCCGACATTTTGCCTGACGCGCGGGCGGTCGATATTCCCGGCCGTGACCATATGGTGGCGGTCGGGGACAAGGTATTCAAGCAGGCCGCTCTCAGTTTCTTTGCCGAGGATTGA